The window GACGCCCGCGCCGCCACGCTGATCGAGCAGGACGGCATCGACATCCTGGTCGATCTGACCGGCCACACCGCCAACAACCGGCTGACCCTGTTCGCCCGCAAGCCGGCGCCGGTCCAGGTGAGCTGGCTGGGATATCCCGACACCACCGGCATGCGCGCCATCGACTGGCGCTTCAGCGACGCCGTCACCGAACCGCCGGGCGAGGCGGACCGGCTGAGCGCCGAGCGCATCGTCCGGCTGCCCCACGGCTTCCACAGCTACCGCCCGCCGGTGGATGTCGCCCCGCCGGCCGAGCCGCCGTTCAGGGCCAACGGCCATGTCACCTTCGGCTCCTTCAACAACACCTCCAAGGTTACCGGAGAGGTGGTGCGGGTCTGGTCGGAGATCCTGAAGCGCGTGCCGAACTCCCGCCTGATCGTCAAGAGCGCGCAGATGGGCGACGAGGAAACGCGCCGGCGTTACCTGAACACCTTCGTCCAGTTCGGGATCGATGCCGGCCGCGTCGAGCTGCTGGCCCGCATCGACGCCGCCGATGGGCACCTGCGCGCCTACGACCGCATCGACATCGGGCTCGACCCCTTCCCCTACAACGGCACCACCACCACCTGCGAGGCGCTGTGGATGGGCGTGCCGGTGGTGACGGTGACGGGTGCCAACCACGTCGCCCGCGTCGGCGCCAGCCTGCTGACTCATTGCGGCCTGACCGAGCTGGTGGCATCCGACGAGGCCGGCTACATCGCCACCGCGGTGGCGCTCGCCGGAGACCCGGAGCGCTTGGGCGGGCTGCGCCGGACCATGCGCGACCGGCTGAACACCGCCCCGCTGACCGACTACAAGGGTTTTGCCCGCGGGGTCGAGGCCGCCTACCGCGCGATATGGCGCGACTGGCTGGCGCGCACAGCCTGACCGGCCGGCCCTGGCGGGCCGGTCATGGAGTGGCGGCATCGCAGGGTGCCGGCCGACTTGACAAGCGCCGTCCCGGCACGGGATCGTCCGCCCGGCAGCCGTCCCGGCGCCTGCCGACAGGGACCGCCGATGCGGGCGGCCAGAACAGGGTTTCCCATCATGATTCCGAACTTGGCTTTCACCTGGCAGCTCACGGAGGTCCACGGCTGGGGACTGGTGGGTGTCCACACCGCCCTCTACCTCGCCGACATGGGCCGGCCGCCGCTGCTGCTTGAAAAGCCTTTGATGGGAACCCTGCGCCCGGAGAACCGCGCCAGGCTGCAATCGTTGGAGGGCCCCTATCAGCAGGTCACCGCCATGGCCGACAATGCCAAGGGCCACATGCTGCTGCTGAAGGAATTCGACGTCCTGCACGCGCTGGGCAACGGCTTCACCGCCGGTGGCCCGTCGGGGCGCTTCCGCGGCCGGCGCAACATCGGCGTCATCGCCTATGAGGAAACCCGCTTCACGCCCGAGGTGATGGCGCGCGCCCGCCAGTACGACCGCATCGTCGTGCATTCGACCTACAACAGGCAGTTGCTGGAGATCTGGGGCTTCGACAATATCGGCCTCGCCTTCCAGGGCATCGACCCGACCGAGATGGTGGAGGCGGAGCCGAGCGGCCGGTTCGGCGACCGGTTCGTCATCTTCTCCGGCGGGAAGCTGGAGTTCCGCAAGGGCCAGGACATCGTGCTGGCCGCCTTCCGCGCCTTCCGTCAGCGCCATCCCGACGCGCTGCTCGTCACCGCCTGGCAGAACGCCTGGCCGGAGGTCGGCATGACCATGGCGGAATCACCCCTGGCGCCGAAGCCTCCGCGCATCCTGCCCAACAACATGGTCGACGTGAAGAGCTGGGCCTTGGAGAACGGCGCCGACGAGGAAGGCTTCGTCGACCTCGGCTTCCTCGGCCGCCACCAGATCGCCGGCGTGCTGGCCGATTGCCACGCCGCCGTCTTCCCCAACCGCTGCGAGGGGGCGACCAACCTGGTCGCCATGGAGGCGATGGCCTGCGGCGTGCCGGTGGTGCTGTCCAACAACACCGGCCACCGCGACCTGCTGAAAAGCCCGACCCAGGGCGATGACCTGTGCCTGACGCTGGACCGGCAGGTCCCGGTCGCCGACCGCGACGGCAGCCGCTTCGGTTGGGGTGAATCCTCGGTCGACGAACTGGTGGAAGCGTTGGAACGCCTCTACGCCGACCGCGCCGCCGCCAAGGCCCGCGCCGCCCGCGCCAAAGCCTTCATCCGCACCGAACGCACGTGGCGGGCCTTTGCCGAGGCGTTCGTCAGCGCGATCCAGTAGAATCCTCCGAGACCGGTTTCCAACGGCGCCCGCCGATGGCGGGCGCCGCCATTCCTCCGTGTCGCCTTCCTGCGACCAACACTGCGAAAGCCGGGATCGCGGCTCTACCGCACTGCACGGAAGAGTATCAGGCATCCCTCTCATGAAGACGAACATCCCGATTTGCAGAGAACCTGCAAACTCCTGATGTATAGGTCCTCACCTCAAGATCGATTGCCGTCCTGTTCAAAGAGAAATCGACGCGGATCCTTTGATAACCCTCACCTGTCACATCACCCAGACGTATCGCCCGATGGGCATGAACCGCAGTGCCTTTTTCCGAAGAGACGTCGATAAAGCCGATTTCATGAGCATCGTCCAAACCGTTGGGAAGGTCTGACAGCTTCACTTCCACAGTGATCGTGTAATTCCCTCTCCTCAGGCGGATGTATGGCCCGAAGATGAGGAACCCGACCTCGCCCGGCTCAGCCATGAAGACGGTCCTGGCATACTGAGCGATGGTCCGGCCGCAGGCTGAATTGATGCCGGAGAGTCGTCTTCCATCCTTTTTCGCTCTCTCAATGAAGGGCTTGGCAGCCTCATTGTAGATAATCGTATCGAGACGGTTCAGCTTTACCAGAAGCTCTTCCGTTTCATCATCGATCTTAAGGTCTTCAATTTCCTCGAAACACGCTGTTCCATCGAGATTGTTGTTTCTTGTCTCATTCAGCCGCGGGATAACGGCAGGAACCGCTATATTGAAATGACGGCATATGACGTCGATCGACTCATCCATGAACTCCGCGATGCCGTAGACATCTATCTTTTCAAGGTTTCGCAAAGCACGATCGAGCATCTCTTGATCGTCACCATCCCGCCAAAGCTCCCAATCATTTTTCATTGTATGATCGGTCAGGTACCTTGCCGTGACATTTTCGGTCAAAGTACGGAGGAGAGGAATTGGGAACTTCAGAAACTCTTTTAATGCATACTCTCTTGCAAGCCGAGGGTAATGGAGGTTGTTCTCTTCGACATGACTGTCGGTATGACTTTTCCAATACAAATACTGAGAAATGAGACGATCGACAGGCTCACGAAGAACCGTCACCATCTGGAAAGGCTTCGGAATGTAAGTGCTGAATCTATCGAAACTGTCGTGGGCGGAGAAATATTTGTACTTCAACAAATTTCGTGGTGACCACGCAGAAATACCAGATAACCTTTCTGGGCAGACTTCATTAGGCAGGAAATTTTCCCTCAGAATATGGTCAAGGGTTGTTCCAGCTGTTTTTGCTATGTGAAGAAACACCAACCGGTCATGGTTTGAATTATTGTCCGAATAATCCTTATCAAACCTCATTGCTCTACCACCATATCTTTAGATGGTGGAAATCCATCCATCTCTCTAGAAAAGATAGAATATTCTTCACCCCCTTGAAAAGTGCGAAAAGGTTCCCTGCGCTTATATCTCAGGAGGAGGGCGGACCGTGAAGGGGCCGGGCGGCGCTCCCCGCAAAGCTCTGGGGAGGCTTTCACCCTGCACCTTGCGGAAGCCAGCCATTATCGCCTCACCTCATCCAGGACGTCGAGCAGGCGACGGGCGGCGGCATCCCAGGTGAAGGTTTCCGTAAGGTGGCGGGCGGCATCCCGGCGCTCGGCCTCGGGGTTGCGGACGACACGGGACAGGATCTCTGCCGCCGCATCCTCATCCGGGTGCCACCAGTCCAGCCCGTGGAAAGCCGGGTAATAGGCGCTGCTGTAGGGCATCAGCGCCGGACCGGTCGTGCAGGGGATCAGGTGGGCGACCTCATCGTTCAGGTAAGCGGTATAGGCGCTGTGCCTGGGAGCGATCAGGCCGGCGCCCAGGCAGCCCGCCCGGGTGATCGGCAGGTCCCAGCCCTCGCCGTGCGACAGGCTGAAATAATGGGTCGCCATGGCGTAGAGGCAGGCAATACCCTGCTCGTCGTAGCGGTCGGTGAGCAGCGCGATGGGAGCCGCCGCCTCCATCCGGCGGCCGGTGGCGCGCATGCCCTGCTCCAGCAGCCGGCGAACCTCGCCGACCAGGGACGAGCCACCCTTGCCCACCTTCAGGATCAGGATCGCGTCGTCATCGGCGCGGGTGGCGCGCAGCCAGACCCGCAGAAGCCCGTCCAGGTTCTTGCGGGCAACGAAGTCGGAGATGTTGAGCACGCGGACCCGATACTCCATCACGCCCCGGCCGCGCGACCCCATGATGGGCAGCGGCCGGGCCCCGGCGTCCGCCGGGTTGGGGGCGATGCCGGGCGGACAGACGCGGATGCGGTCCTCCGGATGGCCGGCGGCGATCCAGGCCAGCCGGGAGGATTCGGTCGGCACGATCACCAGATCATGCGCCCGATTGCAGAGGGCGAAGACGGCGGGGATCCGCGGCCCTTCGAACATGGTGTAATTGACGGTCGGCACGCCGGGGATCGGCTCGACCAGCGGCGGGGTCAGCACGCTGAGCGCCAGACGGGGCCGTACCGGCGCATCCAGCCGCCGCGCCGCCGCCTGCAGGATCGGGTCGGCGAAGGAGGGGCGCCAGCTCTCCTCGCCCGCCAGCCCGGCCAGCCGCAGCGTCTGCCCGCGCTCCATCAGGCTGCGCACGAAATGCTGGGCGAAGTCGCCGTAGCCCGACAGAACCGAGAAGGGCGCGCGCACCAGCAGCCCGTGGGGAAGCTGCGGCCGGCCGGCTTCTTCGGCGATCCGGCGGTAGAGACGGGCACGGGCCAGGGTGTTCGCCGCCTCGCCGGTCACGGCACCGCCTTCCGCCAGCACCGCCTCCGCCAGGTCAGGCCGGCCGGACGACAGCCAGGCCGTGGCCAGATGGCCACGGGCATCGGCATGGCCGGGCTGCCGCGCCAGCACGTCGGACAGGATCGCGGCTGCCTCGGCATGAGCGCCGTTCGACATCAACGACACCGCCAGCAGCACCCGGCGGTCGGGGTCGTTGGGGGCGAGCCTGACGGCGCGGCGCAGATGGCGCAACGCCCCGTCATGATCGCCCAAACCATGCAGCAGGCTGCCCAGCCGGTCCTGCACCTCCAGCTGGTCCGGCACCAGGGCCGCAACCATGCGGAACTGGGCGACGGCTTCCATCCGCGCGCCCCTCGCCTGCTGCACCACCGCCAGATTGATGCGCGCCTGGAAGAAGGAGGGATCGAGCGCCACCAGGCCCGACAGCCGCTCCACCGCCTCGTCCAGGCGGCCCAGCTCGTACAGGATGACGCCGGCAAGGTTGAGAGCCCCGCTGTCGCCGGGGGCCTCGCGCAGAACCTGTTCTGCCAGGGCCAGGGCGTCGTCGCGGCGACCGGCCCGGTAATGCTCTATGGCGCGCGCGATGTCTTGACCCATGAAGCGGCTATCCACTGGCTTTGCGGGGAAAAGGCCGGAAGGCGGACGAAGAATGCGGTCTTCCGGTTCGCGGCCATAGCACGGCATGTTTTTTCGGGTCAACCGGTGGCGGTCCGCCTGCCCGGAAGGGCTTCCGGAATTGCAATCGGCGCCGTCCAACGGCCATAAAGGCACCCTGCCCTTCGCGAGCCCGTCCATGATCCAGCCGCAGTCCTTTCTCATCCCCGCCGTCGAGGCCCACCAGACCGACCGGCTGGACGAAGCCCGGCAGCTGTACCGCAAGGCACTCGCCGTCGATCCCGCCCAGTATGACGGGCTGCAACTGCTGGGGTTGGTGGAAAAGCGGTTCGCCAGGACCGACGACGCGGTGGCTCTGATGCGCCGGGCGCTGAGGCTGGCTCCCGGCTTCACCGCCGTACGGCAGAATCTGTGCCGCACCTTGCAGGGGATCGGCGACCATGCCGGCGCCATGATCCTGCTTCGCCAGCTGGCTGCGGAACTTCCCGACGATGCCGAGCCCCTGTACCAGCTGGGCAGCACCCTGCTGCGGCAGGAGCGGCGGCAGGAGGCCGCCGGACCGCTGCGGCGGGCGGCGGTGCTGCGTCCGGACCATCTGGAAACCCGCATCGCCCTCAGCGAGGCCCTGCTGCTCGATTCCGCCTCGCAGGGGGCGGAGTTCGAAGAGTCGCTGCGCAACGCCCAGGCTTCGGTCATGCTGGGGCCCGGCAACCCGGTGGCCCATCTGCAGGTCGCCCTGGTGCTGGAGGAGATGGCCCGCGCGTCGGAGTCCCTGGCGGCCTGCCGCCGGGCGTTGCGCCTGCAGCCGACCATGACCGACGCCCGCCACATCGCCGGCATCAACCGGATGCGGCTCGGCGATTTCGTCGGCGGCATGGCCGATTTCGAAGCGCGCAAGAACAATGTCTGGTTCCGGGCCGACGGCAACCCGATCCCGGTCTGGGACGGCCGGCCGCTGCCCGACGACACGGTGGCCCTGGCCGCCGAGGGCGGCTGGGGCGACATGATCCATTTCATCCGCTTCGTGCCGCAGGTCGCCCGCATCTGCGGCGAGGTGGTCGTGGTCTGTCCGCCGCGGCTGCAGCGCCTGCTGGCGACCGTACCCAATCCCGGCAACATCCGCTTCAACCCGGAGCACATGCCCGACATCCGGGCCCGTGCGATGTGCCTCAGCCTGCCCCATCTGCTCGGGTCGACCGCCGACAGCGTGCCGAACCGCCCCTATCTGTCGGCCGATCCCGAACGGGTGCGGCTGTGGACGGAACGGCTGGCCGGGCTGGGCGGCCTGCGCGTCGGGCTGTGCTGGAGCAACGGCGACGCCACCCGCGACGCCGACCCCAGGCGCTCCGTCCCCTTCGAGTTCGTCCGCCCGTTGGCCGCCATCCCCGGCGTCAGCCTGGTCAACCTGCACAAGCAGGACAATGCCGCCAAGCGCCTGGCGGATGCCGACGAGGCGCTGCTCCACCGGCTGGGTGCGGATTTCGACGCCGGGCCGGACGCCTTCCTCGACACCGCGGCGGTGATGAAGACGCTGGATCTGGTCATCGCCATCGACAGTTCCGTCCTGCATGTCGCCGGGGCGCTGGGCGTCCCGACCTGGCTGCCGGCGCCCTACCGGATGGACTGGCGCTGGATGAACGATGCGGAGAAGAGCATCTGGTACCCGTCCTTGCGCATCTACCGCCAGGACCGCCAGTGGGACTGGTCCGGTTCGATGGCCAGCATCGCCCATGACCTCGCCCGCGCCGCCGAGGCCAAGGCCGCCGGTCTGCCGCCGGACCTGCTGCCGTAAGTCGGCTGACGGTGTGGTGGAACATTTGGAACACCGTGGAACAGAAATAGGCGCCTGTTCCATTGTTCCAAAGGTCCGGCCGGCGGACAGGTCTTTCTATCACGCAGCAGGAACGGGGATAAGCGCAGGCTGAAAAATCCACCGCGGCAGGACGGGACGCCGGCGTGCGGTCCTGCTCAGCGCTTGCGCGCCGCGAAGATGATGGGGGTTTCCCAGTGCAGACGGCGGGCGAGCCAGATCGCGGGCTCCAGCAGGCCGGAGCGGTGGACGAAGGTGACGATGCGCTTGGCGACCGACAACGCCGCCCAATCACCAAAGCCCAGGGTGCGCAGGCGCTGCTCGAAGACGCCCCAGCCCCAGTCCAGCACCTCCAGCCTGCCGGGATGGCGGCCGAGCCAGCGGTCGAACCAGGGGCGGTCGATCAGGTTGAGGGTGTCGACATAGGACGGGTCGCGGCCGAACAGCCGGACATAGAGCTTCGCCAGCCCGGCCGGCATCCGCGGCAGCCACAGGATGCCGTAATGCCCCTCCCACCAGGAGCCGTAGTTGGGCACGACGATCAGCAGCAGCCCGCCCGGCTTCAGCACGCGCAGCGCCTCGTCCAGCACCGCCGCCGGGTCGCCGACATGCTCCAACACGTTGGAGGAGTAGACGATGTCGAAGCTGGCATCCGAAAAGGGAATCGCCTCGCCGGTGGCGTCGCGCACCGCGTCGGCCGGCAGGCCGTAATGGTCGATCAGCCGGCGGCAGACATCCAGCGTGGAGCTGTATTCGCCCATGCTGGGCTCGATGCCGTGGATGTCCAGCCCATGCGCCGTGCGGCCGCGCACCACGGTCATGCCGCAGCCCGACCCGACCTCCAGGATGCGGGCCTTGTCCGCATCGACCCCGGCGGCAGCGGCGGTGCGCCGCAGTTCCGCCACCTGCTCGTCGGCCCGGGCCTCCGACAGCATGTCGCGCACGACATCGGCAACCGGCACGCGGGTGACGCCACCGATGAAGCCGCTGTCGATGTAGCCGCGGGACAGCAGCCGGCCCAGTTCCTCCCAGTCGGGGGAAGCCGTCCGATCCTCCCGTCCCGCCGCCGCCTCAGGCATTCTTCGTCGCCCGGATCACGAAGATCGTGGCGCTCTTCATCCGGCCCAGCCGGTCCTGGATGCACTCGGCCTTGAAGCCGTTGCGCTCGAACAGCGCAATGATCTCCCCGATCGAATAGAAGGTCTTGTAGGGCGGGTAGTACCAGTCCTCGACCTGGGCCTGGATCGACACGTTGTCGGCACGGCGGTTGATCTCCTGTCCCTTCAACAGGCAGGCGACCTTGGTCAGCCCGGTGAAGAAGCCGCCGACCAGCTTGCGCCGGGCCGGCGTGTCCATGTAGGCGCGGCAGAAGTGGCGCACGCCCTCATGCACCGGCGACAGCCAGGTCTTCAGGTAGAGGCCGAGATAGACGGTGCCGCCCGGCTTGGTGACGGCCATCAGGTTGCGCATGACCTTCATCGGGTCGGGCGCCATCATCGCCACCCCCCAGCACCAGACCAGATCGAACGGACCGAGGTCCGTGTCCAGTTCCTGCAGGTCCTGGTGATGGAACTCGATGTTGTCGCGGCCGAAGCGCTGGGCCTGCTGGCGGGCGGTGGCGAGGCTGTCCGACGACACGTCGACCGATACCACCTGTTCCGCCATTTCCGACAGGATGACGGAGCAGATGCCGTGGCCGCAGCCGGCATCGAGCGCCCGGCCGATCTGCCGCTCGGTCAGCGTCTCCAGCATGTACTTCTTGGTCTCGTCGTAGATCGGCACGAAACGGGGCCAGAAGTCGTCGTAGAATTCCTTGGTCGCGAGATCCATGGGGCTGCCCTCCCGCCCACTGAGGGCGTCGCTTTGGTCGTGATGGTGGTGGTCTTAAGGGGTCTCGGACGACGCCGTCCAGGGGGAATAGGGCCTGATCCGCCGCGCCGCCGCATCCGGCTCGACGAACAGCTGGGCGTTGCGGTTCAGCAGGGCCGCCAGCTGGCTGTAGCCGCTCTGGGCGCTGACGCCCAGCACGTCGGCGTTCATCAGGACATGGAAGTCCTGCAGGAACTCCAGCCCCTTCCACGGCTGCACCGCCCCCTCCCTCGCCAGATCGGCCCCAGTCAAATCGGCCAGCGAGACCGGCGCGAACTCCGCGAAGTCGGCGATGGTCGCCGGGTCGTCGGTGGCGATGTAGAGCACCGGCCGGTCCAGCGTCGG is drawn from Azospirillum sp. TSH100 and contains these coding sequences:
- a CDS encoding glycosyltransferase family 4 protein, producing MIPNLAFTWQLTEVHGWGLVGVHTALYLADMGRPPLLLEKPLMGTLRPENRARLQSLEGPYQQVTAMADNAKGHMLLLKEFDVLHALGNGFTAGGPSGRFRGRRNIGVIAYEETRFTPEVMARARQYDRIVVHSTYNRQLLEIWGFDNIGLAFQGIDPTEMVEAEPSGRFGDRFVIFSGGKLEFRKGQDIVLAAFRAFRQRHPDALLVTAWQNAWPEVGMTMAESPLAPKPPRILPNNMVDVKSWALENGADEEGFVDLGFLGRHQIAGVLADCHAAVFPNRCEGATNLVAMEAMACGVPVVLSNNTGHRDLLKSPTQGDDLCLTLDRQVPVADRDGSRFGWGESSVDELVEALERLYADRAAAKARAARAKAFIRTERTWRAFAEAFVSAIQ
- a CDS encoding sulfotransferase family 2 domain-containing protein; translated protein: MRFDKDYSDNNSNHDRLVFLHIAKTAGTTLDHILRENFLPNEVCPERLSGISAWSPRNLLKYKYFSAHDSFDRFSTYIPKPFQMVTVLREPVDRLISQYLYWKSHTDSHVEENNLHYPRLAREYALKEFLKFPIPLLRTLTENVTARYLTDHTMKNDWELWRDGDDQEMLDRALRNLEKIDVYGIAEFMDESIDVICRHFNIAVPAVIPRLNETRNNNLDGTACFEEIEDLKIDDETEELLVKLNRLDTIIYNEAAKPFIERAKKDGRRLSGINSACGRTIAQYARTVFMAEPGEVGFLIFGPYIRLRRGNYTITVEVKLSDLPNGLDDAHEIGFIDVSSEKGTAVHAHRAIRLGDVTGEGYQRIRVDFSLNRTAIDLEVRTYTSGVCRFSANRDVRLHERDA
- a CDS encoding tetratricopeptide repeat protein, with translation MGQDIARAIEHYRAGRRDDALALAEQVLREAPGDSGALNLAGVILYELGRLDEAVERLSGLVALDPSFFQARINLAVVQQARGARMEAVAQFRMVAALVPDQLEVQDRLGSLLHGLGDHDGALRHLRRAVRLAPNDPDRRVLLAVSLMSNGAHAEAAAILSDVLARQPGHADARGHLATAWLSSGRPDLAEAVLAEGGAVTGEAANTLARARLYRRIAEEAGRPQLPHGLLVRAPFSVLSGYGDFAQHFVRSLMERGQTLRLAGLAGEESWRPSFADPILQAAARRLDAPVRPRLALSVLTPPLVEPIPGVPTVNYTMFEGPRIPAVFALCNRAHDLVIVPTESSRLAWIAAGHPEDRIRVCPPGIAPNPADAGARPLPIMGSRGRGVMEYRVRVLNISDFVARKNLDGLLRVWLRATRADDDAILILKVGKGGSSLVGEVRRLLEQGMRATGRRMEAAAPIALLTDRYDEQGIACLYAMATHYFSLSHGEGWDLPITRAGCLGAGLIAPRHSAYTAYLNDEVAHLIPCTTGPALMPYSSAYYPAFHGLDWWHPDEDAAAEILSRVVRNPEAERRDAARHLTETFTWDAAARRLLDVLDEVRR
- a CDS encoding tetratricopeptide repeat protein, which codes for MIQPQSFLIPAVEAHQTDRLDEARQLYRKALAVDPAQYDGLQLLGLVEKRFARTDDAVALMRRALRLAPGFTAVRQNLCRTLQGIGDHAGAMILLRQLAAELPDDAEPLYQLGSTLLRQERRQEAAGPLRRAAVLRPDHLETRIALSEALLLDSASQGAEFEESLRNAQASVMLGPGNPVAHLQVALVLEEMARASESLAACRRALRLQPTMTDARHIAGINRMRLGDFVGGMADFEARKNNVWFRADGNPIPVWDGRPLPDDTVALAAEGGWGDMIHFIRFVPQVARICGEVVVVCPPRLQRLLATVPNPGNIRFNPEHMPDIRARAMCLSLPHLLGSTADSVPNRPYLSADPERVRLWTERLAGLGGLRVGLCWSNGDATRDADPRRSVPFEFVRPLAAIPGVSLVNLHKQDNAAKRLADADEALLHRLGADFDAGPDAFLDTAAVMKTLDLVIAIDSSVLHVAGALGVPTWLPAPYRMDWRWMNDAEKSIWYPSLRIYRQDRQWDWSGSMASIAHDLARAAEAKAAGLPPDLLP
- a CDS encoding class I SAM-dependent methyltransferase, whose product is MPEAAAGREDRTASPDWEELGRLLSRGYIDSGFIGGVTRVPVADVVRDMLSEARADEQVAELRRTAAAAGVDADKARILEVGSGCGMTVVRGRTAHGLDIHGIEPSMGEYSSTLDVCRRLIDHYGLPADAVRDATGEAIPFSDASFDIVYSSNVLEHVGDPAAVLDEALRVLKPGGLLLIVVPNYGSWWEGHYGILWLPRMPAGLAKLYVRLFGRDPSYVDTLNLIDRPWFDRWLGRHPGRLEVLDWGWGVFEQRLRTLGFGDWAALSVAKRIVTFVHRSGLLEPAIWLARRLHWETPIIFAARKR
- a CDS encoding bifunctional 2-polyprenyl-6-hydroxyphenol methylase/3-demethylubiquinol 3-O-methyltransferase UbiG, producing the protein MDLATKEFYDDFWPRFVPIYDETKKYMLETLTERQIGRALDAGCGHGICSVILSEMAEQVVSVDVSSDSLATARQQAQRFGRDNIEFHHQDLQELDTDLGPFDLVWCWGVAMMAPDPMKVMRNLMAVTKPGGTVYLGLYLKTWLSPVHEGVRHFCRAYMDTPARRKLVGGFFTGLTKVACLLKGQEINRRADNVSIQAQVEDWYYPPYKTFYSIGEIIALFERNGFKAECIQDRLGRMKSATIFVIRATKNA